Proteins co-encoded in one Cupriavidus nantongensis genomic window:
- a CDS encoding phospholipase A, which yields MPPTAFFSRQRLAPASRAVAPLCLSLMLAWPLSGHAGVALLQPPRVIDGNQPLTLTLVVSADTATRRYRIPDTLEVTASGDLLAPVRLVLWREVSGPAVVNLRRGEHRAIRYTVTLPPVLRGQVRLDATGIDAAPVLVTLNRLPQPGEAATSTPPVASQAPAAADTPDAADSAPVPVTGITTAEATAPAPADLRDSARLSFHDPMYFMVGANGGANAKFQFSFKYRIFEGEDPASKRLFDNLYFSYTQFSLWDLNEDSAPFRDTNYRPSLFYYLSDTGVRNSVISRMSLATGLEHESNGRNGVESRSINTVFVKPTFYFGDQNDWHWRVAPKLYAYVEKADNPDIAHYRGFMDLGIAYGRPDSWEFSATLRKGTRKWYGSVDAQLTYPMARLIPGTAGYLMAGYFVGYGESLLDYNHKLPWQFRIGYALTR from the coding sequence ATGCCCCCTACTGCATTTTTCTCGCGGCAGCGCCTGGCGCCAGCCAGCCGCGCCGTCGCCCCCCTCTGCCTGTCGCTGATGCTGGCCTGGCCGCTGTCCGGCCATGCCGGCGTGGCACTGCTGCAGCCGCCGCGCGTGATCGACGGCAACCAGCCGCTGACGCTGACCCTGGTGGTGTCGGCCGACACCGCCACGCGCCGCTACCGTATTCCCGACACACTCGAGGTGACCGCCTCCGGCGACCTGCTGGCGCCAGTGCGCCTGGTGCTGTGGCGCGAAGTCTCCGGCCCCGCCGTGGTCAACCTGCGCCGTGGCGAGCATCGCGCCATCCGCTACACCGTGACACTGCCGCCGGTGCTGCGCGGCCAGGTGCGGCTCGATGCCACCGGCATCGACGCCGCGCCGGTGCTGGTCACGCTGAACCGGCTGCCGCAGCCGGGCGAAGCGGCCACGTCGACGCCACCGGTGGCCAGCCAGGCGCCGGCCGCGGCAGACACTCCCGACGCCGCCGACAGCGCGCCCGTGCCGGTGACCGGGATCACCACGGCCGAAGCCACGGCCCCTGCCCCGGCCGACCTGCGCGACAGCGCCCGGCTGTCGTTCCACGACCCGATGTACTTCATGGTCGGTGCGAACGGCGGCGCCAACGCAAAATTCCAGTTCAGCTTCAAGTACCGCATCTTCGAGGGCGAGGACCCTGCCTCGAAGCGCCTGTTCGACAACCTCTACTTCAGCTACACCCAGTTCTCGCTGTGGGACCTGAACGAGGATTCGGCGCCGTTCCGCGACACCAACTACCGGCCCAGCCTGTTCTACTACCTGTCGGATACCGGCGTGCGCAACAGCGTGATCAGCCGGATGTCACTGGCCACCGGACTGGAGCATGAATCCAACGGCCGCAACGGCGTGGAGTCGCGCAGCATCAATACGGTGTTCGTCAAGCCGACCTTCTATTTCGGCGACCAGAACGACTGGCACTGGCGCGTCGCGCCCAAGCTCTACGCCTATGTGGAAAAGGCCGACAACCCGGACATCGCCCACTACCGCGGCTTCATGGACCTGGGCATCGCCTATGGGCGGCCGGATTCATGGGAGTTTTCGGCGACGCTGCGCAAGGGCACGCGCAAGTGGTATGGCAGCGTCGACGCGCAGCTGACCTACCCGATGGCGCGGCTGATCCCCGGCACGGCCGGGTACCTGATGGCGGGAT
- a CDS encoding DUF1841 family protein — MFNPSREEVRRFFCDAWQKQIAGGVLTPLEAIAVDWIGEHPEYHELLRDTEGALAQDYTPEQGQTNPFLHLAMHLSISEQVSVDQPRGIRQAYEALARRLDSPHEAQHQVMECLGEMLWQAQRSGQPPDGDHYVDCVRRRANR; from the coding sequence ATGTTCAATCCCTCACGAGAAGAAGTCCGCCGGTTCTTCTGCGATGCCTGGCAGAAGCAGATCGCAGGCGGCGTGCTGACCCCGCTGGAAGCCATCGCCGTCGACTGGATCGGCGAGCACCCCGAGTACCACGAGCTGTTGCGCGACACCGAAGGCGCACTGGCGCAGGACTACACACCCGAGCAAGGCCAGACCAATCCCTTCCTGCACCTGGCAATGCACCTGTCGATTTCGGAGCAGGTCTCGGTCGACCAGCCGCGCGGCATCCGCCAGGCCTACGAGGCGCTGGCGCGCCGGCTCGATTCCCCGCACGAAGCCCAGCACCAGGTGATGGAATGCCTGGGCGAGATGCTGTGGCAGGCGCAGCGCAGCGGCCAGCCGCCGGACGGCGACCACTACGTCGACTGCGTCAGGCGCCGCGCCAACCGCTGA
- a CDS encoding DMT family transporter, which translates to MSPAAPSAPTAPTAARDKLAGVLLIAVSASAFGAMAIFARFAYAAGADVYGLLLVRFLLAAAALAWVMRTRGIALPPWRRVLALAAMGGIGYVGQSFCFFSALNHAQASLVALLLYLYPLFVTILAAVFLKERLTTAAVVALVLCSVGAGLTVGGGAGSPLGIALGLAAAVIYSVYIIVGARLTAGVNPIATTTVICTAAAVVYGVVGALRAGAGTPPQFPADAGGWLALAGIALLSTVLAILTFFAGLQRLGAAQALGGGLILAGVLWLTRRGSAPAPARADMQEN; encoded by the coding sequence ATGAGCCCTGCCGCCCCCAGCGCCCCCACCGCCCCGACCGCTGCCCGCGACAAGCTGGCCGGCGTGCTGCTGATCGCGGTCTCGGCCAGCGCCTTCGGCGCCATGGCCATCTTCGCCCGCTTTGCCTACGCCGCCGGCGCGGACGTGTACGGCCTGCTGCTGGTGCGCTTCCTGCTGGCCGCCGCGGCGCTGGCGTGGGTGATGCGCACGCGCGGCATCGCGCTGCCGCCGTGGCGGCGCGTGCTGGCGCTGGCGGCGATGGGCGGCATCGGCTATGTCGGCCAGTCGTTCTGCTTCTTCAGCGCGCTCAACCATGCGCAGGCCAGCCTGGTGGCGCTGCTGCTGTACCTGTACCCGCTGTTCGTGACCATCCTCGCCGCCGTCTTCCTGAAAGAGCGGCTGACCACCGCCGCGGTGGTGGCGCTGGTGCTGTGCTCGGTGGGTGCCGGGCTGACCGTCGGCGGCGGCGCCGGCTCGCCGCTGGGGATCGCGCTGGGGCTGGCGGCGGCGGTGATCTATTCCGTCTACATCATCGTCGGCGCGCGCCTGACCGCCGGCGTCAACCCGATCGCTACCACCACCGTGATCTGCACCGCGGCGGCAGTGGTCTACGGCGTCGTCGGCGCGCTGCGCGCCGGCGCGGGCACGCCGCCGCAGTTCCCGGCCGATGCTGGCGGCTGGCTGGCGCTGGCGGGGATCGCGCTGTTGTCGACGGTGCTGGCGATCCTGACCTTCTTTGCCGGGCTGCAGCGGCTGGGCGCGGCGCAGGCGCTGGGCGGCGGCCTGATCCTGGCGGGCGTGCTGTGGCTGACCCGTCGCGGCAGCGCCCCGGCGCCGGCGCGGGCGGACATGCAAGAGAATTGA
- a CDS encoding malonic semialdehyde reductase, with translation MSQIDQAALAQLFTEARTHNVWQDRHVDDAVLHQIYEAMKFGPTAANSSPARIVFVKSAAEKARLVECVSAGNVDKTRSAPVTAIIAFDTAFHDQLPKLFPHADARSWYAGNDAKIARDALMNSSLQGGYFILAARALGLDCGPMGGFDADKVNAAFFPDGKWQVNFLCNLGYGVADKLFPRGPRLSFDEACRIV, from the coding sequence ATGTCCCAGATCGACCAAGCCGCGCTGGCGCAACTGTTCACCGAGGCCCGCACGCACAATGTGTGGCAGGACCGCCATGTGGATGACGCCGTGCTGCACCAGATCTATGAAGCGATGAAGTTCGGCCCGACCGCTGCCAACAGCAGCCCCGCGCGCATCGTGTTCGTCAAGAGCGCCGCCGAGAAGGCGCGCCTGGTGGAGTGCGTGTCGGCCGGCAACGTCGACAAGACGCGCTCGGCGCCGGTGACCGCGATCATCGCCTTCGACACTGCCTTCCACGACCAGCTGCCCAAGCTGTTCCCGCACGCCGACGCCCGCTCCTGGTACGCCGGCAACGACGCCAAGATCGCCCGCGACGCGCTGATGAACAGCTCGCTGCAGGGCGGCTACTTTATCCTCGCGGCACGCGCGCTGGGCCTGGACTGCGGCCCGATGGGCGGCTTCGATGCCGACAAGGTCAACGCGGCGTTCTTCCCGGACGGCAAGTGGCAGGTCAACTTCCTGTGCAACCTGGGCTATGGCGTGGCCGACAAGCTGTTCCCGCGCGGCCCGCGGCTGTCGTTCGACGAAGCCTGCCGCATCGTCTGA
- a CDS encoding Coq4 family protein, with amino-acid sequence MTTATASNPYKQDLFAALRAVRKLMADGNDTEQVFRIMRALNGPSMPRNFSRLLATHDGRRMVYQRIELAERLSDPAYVARFAPGTVGAAYRAFLEQTGYSADGLAKVSNLDQEPVLEDAYLWFGRRTRDIHDIWHVLTGYRADESLGEAALVAFSYAQTGGRGWAIIAIAASLKSLRVTGSLAFARAVLEGYRLGRRASWLLGEDYEKLLHEPIDAARARLGIGEPRRYLACNPMQEWTA; translated from the coding sequence ATGACCACCGCGACCGCTTCCAACCCCTACAAGCAGGATCTCTTCGCCGCATTGCGCGCCGTGCGCAAGCTGATGGCGGACGGCAACGACACCGAGCAGGTATTCCGCATCATGCGCGCGCTCAACGGCCCGTCGATGCCGCGCAACTTCAGCCGCCTGCTGGCCACGCACGACGGGCGCCGCATGGTCTACCAGCGCATCGAACTCGCCGAACGCCTGTCCGATCCCGCTTACGTGGCGCGCTTCGCGCCGGGCACGGTCGGCGCCGCCTATCGCGCCTTTCTCGAACAGACCGGATACAGCGCGGACGGCCTGGCCAAGGTGTCGAACCTGGACCAGGAGCCGGTGCTCGAGGACGCCTACCTGTGGTTCGGCCGGCGCACGCGCGATATCCACGATATCTGGCACGTGCTGACCGGCTACCGCGCCGACGAAAGCCTGGGCGAAGCCGCGCTGGTGGCGTTCAGCTATGCGCAGACGGGCGGCAGGGGCTGGGCCATCATCGCCATCGCGGCGTCGCTGAAGAGCCTGCGCGTGACCGGCAGCCTGGCCTTTGCGCGCGCCGTGCTGGAGGGCTACCGGCTGGGCCGCCGCGCCAGCTGGCTGCTGGGCGAGGATTACGAGAAGCTGCTGCACGAACCGATCGACGCGGCGCGCGCACGGCTCGGCATCGGCGAGCCGCGCCGCTATCTGGCCTGCAACCCCATGCAGGAATGGACCGCCTGA
- a CDS encoding alpha/beta fold hydrolase yields the protein MTVALIALAVLLALLLLSGIALWLYTWRTARRIEAAMPPPGRFVDVPGARLHVVERGQGPALLLVHGLSGQLENFGYGMIAPLAESFRVIAVDRPGAGHSTRTPGSAADLPAQADALAALCDRLGLERPLVVGHSLGGAIALALAIRHPERVGGLALIAPLTHPPREISPVFRAMTVPRAWQRWLLAWTLVVPMSIRHRAEVMDIVFGPDPVPDDFPTRGGGLLALRPRHFLAASEDLIGAAHSLPALLPNYGTLRVPVSVLFGRDDRILDFAEHGEALVARVPGATLTLVNGGHMLPVTAIDTTVDFVRAAAAQMQVPSPRPRQFA from the coding sequence ATGACTGTCGCGCTCATCGCGCTCGCCGTGCTGCTGGCGCTGCTCCTGCTGTCCGGCATCGCACTATGGCTGTACACGTGGCGCACCGCCCGGCGCATCGAAGCCGCGATGCCGCCGCCGGGCCGCTTTGTGGACGTGCCCGGCGCGCGGCTGCATGTGGTCGAGCGCGGGCAAGGCCCGGCGCTGCTGCTGGTGCACGGCCTGTCGGGCCAGCTCGAGAACTTCGGCTACGGCATGATCGCGCCGCTGGCCGAGAGCTTCCGCGTCATCGCCGTCGACCGTCCCGGCGCTGGCCATTCCACGCGCACGCCGGGCAGCGCCGCCGACCTGCCCGCGCAGGCCGACGCGCTCGCCGCGCTGTGCGACCGGCTGGGCCTGGAACGGCCACTGGTGGTGGGCCATTCGCTGGGCGGCGCCATCGCGCTGGCACTGGCGATCCGGCACCCGGAACGCGTCGGCGGCCTGGCGCTGATCGCGCCGCTGACGCATCCGCCCAGGGAGATCTCGCCGGTGTTCAGGGCCATGACCGTGCCGCGCGCATGGCAGCGCTGGCTGCTGGCGTGGACCCTGGTGGTGCCGATGTCGATCCGCCATCGCGCCGAGGTCATGGACATCGTATTCGGCCCCGACCCGGTGCCGGACGACTTCCCGACCCGCGGCGGCGGCCTGCTGGCCTTGCGCCCGCGCCATTTCCTGGCGGCGTCGGAAGACCTGATCGGCGCCGCGCACAGCCTGCCGGCGCTGCTGCCCAACTACGGCACGCTGCGCGTGCCGGTCAGCGTGCTGTTCGGCCGCGACGACCGCATCCTGGACTTTGCCGAACATGGCGAAGCGCTGGTGGCCAGGGTGCCGGGCGCCACGCTGACGCTGGTCAACGGCGGGCATATGCTGCCGGTGACCGCGATCGATACCACTGTCGACTTCGTGCGTGCCGCCGCGGCGCAGATGCAAGTGCCCTCGCCGCGGCCGCGTCAATTCGCTTGA